AGAACGTCGCGATGCAGCTCCCGGCCGGCTTCCTCGGAAGCGCCGCCGCTGTGCCGCTCTGCCCGCTTGGCAGCGCCTCTGCAGGTACCTGCAACGACCAGAGCAAGGTTGGAGACGTCGTCGCCGAGATCGGCCAGTACGGCCAGAAACTGACGCTGCCCGGAAAGGTCTACCTGACCGAGGGCGTCGGCGGAGACATCGCCGGAATGTCGATCAAGGTGCCCGCGAAGGCCGGTCCGTACGACCTCGGTGACTTCATCACCCAGGGTCGTATTCAGATCCGCCCGAGCGACCACGGCATCACCGTGAACTTCGTTGACGTGCCGAAGATGTTCAAGGGCGTCCCGACGCACATCCAGAACATGGACATCACGCTGCCGGGTATCGCGCAGAGCACGCAGAAGCCGTTCCTCTACAACGCCTCGGACTGTTCGCCGTTCAGCATTGTCACGAGCCTCACGCCGTACACCGGCGCCGTCGCAACTGACAGCGACTCCTACCAGGCAACCGGCTGCCCGGCGCGTGCGTTCAACCCCTCGATCTCCTTCGCGGCGACGAGCGCCGGCGACGATCGCACGGCACCGTCCTGGACGATCAAGATGCGCACCGACACGGGCGACTCGACGCTGAAGTCAACGACCGTGGTGCTGCCCTCGGTGATGACCGTGAACGTCGCGGGAATCAGCGACGCCTGCCCGGCCGACCTCGTCGCGTCGCGCAGCTGCCCGGCGACTTCGAAGATCGGCACTGTGACCGTTGATACGCCGCTGCTCTCCACGCCGGTCACCGGAACCGTCTACATGGCCAAGAGCATCTCCGGCCAGTCGCTGCCGGACCTCCTGGTGGATATTCCTGCCCCGATCGACATGCAGATCCGCGGCGCCAACAGCTTCGTCACCGGAGCCGGTGCCAGCCAGATCAAGAGCACGTTCAACAACCTGCCGGACCTGGTCTGGAGTGAACTGACTATGACCATCTCGGGCGGACCGAAGGGCATCCTTGGTCTTCGCTCCGACGGCAAGTGCGCACCGGCGGCATCGAGCTTTGCCAGCCACTCCGGCCAAGCGGCCAACCAGGACAGCCCGGTCACCGGTCTCACAGCCTTCTGCCAGCGTCTCATCGCCGTCTGCGCAAATCCGGTGGTCAAGGTTTCAACCAAGGGCGCCAAGAGAAGGGGCAACAAGAAGGTTTCGACCGCGCTCTCATTGACCACGGCATCCAACTGTCAGGAAATCAAGTCGGTCCGCGTCTCGTACCCGAAGGGCACGAAGATCAACAAGAAGCTGATCAAGTGGAAGAAGACGAAAAACAAGAAACAGGCCAAGGCCTACGCCAAGAACCTGAAGAACCTGACCGGTAAGGCTGGCACCAAGAAGCTGACCGCCAAGGACTTCGCTGTCTCGGGATCCAACGGCCTGAAGTTCAAGGCTGCCTTCCCGGCCAACTCCCGGACGCTGACGATCAACACGAAGTCCAGCGCGCTGGTGCCGTCGTACAAGACCTTCTGCGGCCACGTGACCAAGAAGAAGTACAAGAAGAAGTACAAGACCGCGCTGAAGAAGTGCCAGAAGAAGAACGTGACCTACACGTTCGAGATCACGAACGTGGATGGCACGGCTTATCGCTACAACTACGTGGCGCCGGCTGGAAGCAAGTTCTTCAAGTAAGCCGCGGTTCTTAGCGAGATTTCTTCCAAACCCTGGCCCATGTGGGCCGGGGTTTGGCATTTAAGTGGCTCAGGTACGCGTCGCCCTCACGACGTACTGCGTTGCTCCGGTGACCAGCAGCAGTAGTACCCCCGGAACAATGAAGAACGCGCCGACTCCAGATGAACCGAGCCCGCCTGCGATGGCAACGAACGCGCTGAAGACCCAAGCCATGTTGAGCGCGGCCTGATCGGCGTCCTTGCGCGCAATGTGGAGAAGAATCGCGACAAAGACTCCGAGCGCGAGCGGCGCGAATGCGAGAACGGCCCCGCCAGCGCCGCTGTCCTCGACGATCGTCCTCTCGATGACCGATTCGCCGGCGTCGGAAATCAAAATCGTGGTGATCGAGCCGACCGTGAACGCGTAGACCGCGAAGGCGACTCCGTAGAAGATCGGAAACAGAGAGATGAGCCCCGCCATACGGCTCAGGCGATCGCGTGACTCAGGCGAGCTCATTCACACACCGTGCGCTTCGTTCCAGGCCGCGGCAGCTTCACGCAGACCTTGGCCGTGAGACGGTTGGATCGCCGCACGTGCGTGCCAAAGAAATCGTTTCGGCTCGTGCCGCCGAGTGATCGCAGATGCGAGCGCGCGCTCGAGGTAGGTGATCGCGACGAGCACGCGCACGATCCCCGCCTGAGCTGCCCCATGGTGCTTGCGCATGTAGAGATCGCGCCCGCGGTGATACTCCACGATCCGCCGCCTCGCAGAGTCACCGTGGGAGAGCCCCTCGCGGTGAAAGACCTTCGCGCCAGGCACGTAGAGCGTGTAGCCGCCGGCGTCAGCAAGTCGCTTGCACAGATCCACCTCATCGCCGTAGACGAAGAAGTCCTCATCAAGGTTCCCGATTGCGTTCGAGCGTTCGGTTCGCAAGAGCAACGCCGCAGACTGAGCCCAGTCAACCCGGCGAGTCTCGCTGCCACCGCTCTGAACAGTGAAGACGCGATGCAGCCAGAAGACACCGGCGAGCGCCGTGCCAACGCTCGTGAACTTCCAAGCACACGGCTGCGCGACTCCGTCGGCGTTCATCAGCAACGCGCCAGCAGCAGCGGCATCGGGATCAGCTCGCAGCGCCTCGATCAGGGCAGCGACCGCACCTTCGGTGATTTCGGAATCCTCGTTGAGCAGCAACGCAAACTCACCCCGAGCCTCACGCAAGAGCCGCGAGTCATTCGCCGCCTTGCCCTCACGCCGCGTCAGCTGAATCAACCGCACATGCTCGCGCCCAGCCGCGTACTCCGGCGACCCATCATCAGAAGCATTGTCAAGCAGCAGCGTCTCGTAGGAAACGCCCTCCGGCGTCCAATTCTCGATCGCGTCGAGGCACTTCTTCAGCAGCTCGCCGCCGTTGGTGTTGACGATGCAATACGACAGATCCACGGCCGCGAGCGTACCGGCCGCCGCCTCGCCCAGCGATAATCCCCCGATGCGCGTCCGAGTCGTCGATCCACCTGCCTACACGCCGCCCTACGACCACGCGCTCTGCGCGGCGCTCGCTGCTGCCGGGGCGGAAGTTGAACTGGTCACCTCCGAGTTCCGCCACGGCCCGCGCCCGGCGCCGGACGGCTACGCGCTGAACGATCACTTCTACCGCGTGAACGGCCCGATGCCGATCAAGCTCGCGCAGCACCCGATCGACATGTTGCGCCTGCGCCGCTTGCCCAAGTCCGATGTCACGCATTTCCAGTGGCTGCCGATCCAGGCGATCGATCGTCACCTGCTGCCCAAGGGCCCGACGGTCCTGACGGCCCACGACGTGATCCCGCGCGAGCCGCGCCCCGGCCAGCTCGGGGCGCTGGGCAAGACCTACAACGCGGTCGACGCGGTCGTCGCTCACAGCCGCCACGGCCGCGACGTCCTGATCGAGGCGCTGGATGTGGAAGCGGCGAAGGTCCACGTGATCCCTCACGGAGTCTTCGAACACCTCACCAAGGTCCCGAACCCCAAGCCGCTCCCACCCGAGCTCGCCGCCGTCGAGAAGCCAGTCGTCCTGCAGTTCGGATTGATGCGCCCCTACAAGGGAATCGACCTGATGCTCGAGGGCTTTGCCGCCGCTGACCCGGACGCCGAGCTCTGGCTCGCCGGCGCCGCGCGCATGGACACCGAAGTTCTCAAGACACTCGCCAGCAACCTCGGCATCGCCGACCGCGTCCGCTGGATCGAACGCTTCATCGGTGACGACGAGCTGGCGGCCTACTTCGAGCGCGCCGACGTGGTCGCGTTGCCGTACCGCCAGATCGACCAA
This region of Solirubrobacterales bacterium genomic DNA includes:
- a CDS encoding glycosyltransferase → MGEAAAGTLAAVDLSYCIVNTNGGELLKKCLDAIENWTPEGVSYETLLLDNASDDGSPEYAAGREHVRLIQLTRREGKAANDSRLLREARGEFALLLNEDSEITEGAVAALIEALRADPDAAAAGALLMNADGVAQPCAWKFTSVGTALAGVFWLHRVFTVQSGGSETRRVDWAQSAALLLRTERSNAIGNLDEDFFVYGDEVDLCKRLADAGGYTLYVPGAKVFHREGLSHGDSARRRIVEYHRGRDLYMRKHHGAAQAGIVRVLVAITYLERALASAITRRHEPKRFLWHARAAIQPSHGQGLREAAAAWNEAHGV
- a CDS encoding glycosyltransferase family 4 protein translates to MRVRVVDPPAYTPPYDHALCAALAAAGAEVELVTSEFRHGPRPAPDGYALNDHFYRVNGPMPIKLAQHPIDMLRLRRLPKSDVTHFQWLPIQAIDRHLLPKGPTVLTAHDVIPREPRPGQLGALGKTYNAVDAVVAHSRHGRDVLIEALDVEAAKVHVIPHGVFEHLTKVPNPKPLPPELAAVEKPVVLQFGLMRPYKGIDLMLEGFAAADPDAELWLAGAARMDTEVLKTLASNLGIADRVRWIERFIGDDELAAYFERADVVALPYRQIDQSGVLFTALAFGKPLLLTRVGGFSEIADDHQAALAVAPDDLTAIARGLTELLGNDSERERLSASAMVLADGEFGWSAIAQRTLELYSALL